The Blastocatellia bacterium genome includes a window with the following:
- a CDS encoding nuclear transport factor 2 family protein produces MKRVLVMVFAYSFVFANVGMSFAQQRAVSVEQEKEEIRKVLNDEAQAANNFHRTHDVEGNLRFYAPEFFEIRDGEIGTLANIRQNLKIILEQLKLGKPLILFVQYSNISVDVTGSAAWASYDMTLKYGLAGELTTRNKKCTSIFKRNGSSWLFVHDHCSTVKEMRPTSPRMDNN; encoded by the coding sequence ATGAAAAGAGTTCTTGTTATGGTTTTCGCTTATTCTTTCGTGTTCGCAAACGTCGGTATGAGTTTTGCCCAACAACGAGCGGTTTCTGTTGAACAGGAAAAAGAAGAGATTAGGAAAGTTCTCAATGATGAAGCACAGGCTGCAAATAACTTCCACCGCACTCATGACGTTGAAGGCAATCTGCGGTTTTATGCGCCAGAATTCTTCGAGATAAGGGATGGAGAGATAGGAACATTAGCTAATATAAGGCAGAACCTTAAAATAATCCTGGAGCAACTCAAGCTCGGGAAGCCCTTAATATTATTCGTTCAATACAGCAACATCTCCGTTGATGTGACCGGGAGTGCCGCTTGGGCCAGCTATGACATGACGTTGAAATATGGGTTGGCGGGAGAGCTAACTACACGTAATAAGAAATGCACATCGATCTTCAAGCGAAATGGCTCGAGCTGGTTGTTTGTTCATGATCATTGCTCGACCGTCAAAGAAATGCGTCCCACTTCGCCGCGAATGGACAACAATTAG
- a CDS encoding rhodanese-like domain-containing protein — protein sequence MIHSEGFLKIVNDAKSRVKETTPEAVRRRQQAGESFHLVDVREDNEWQAGRAAGAVHLGKGIIERDIEGAIPNHDAEIILYCGGGYRSALAADALQQMGYTNVISMDGGWKRWKELGYPTEDQGQ from the coding sequence ATGATTCATTCGGAAGGGTTCTTGAAGATCGTCAACGACGCCAAGTCGCGCGTCAAAGAAACGACGCCCGAAGCGGTGCGCCGCCGTCAGCAGGCGGGCGAGTCGTTTCACCTGGTTGACGTGCGCGAAGACAACGAATGGCAGGCCGGCCGCGCCGCCGGCGCCGTGCATCTGGGCAAAGGCATCATCGAGCGCGACATCGAAGGCGCAATCCCTAATCACGACGCCGAGATCATTCTCTATTGCGGCGGCGGTTATCGCTCGGCGCTTGCGGCAGACGCCTTACAGCAGATGGGCTACACCAATGTCATCTCGATGGACGGCGGCTGGAAGCGCTGGAAAGAGCTGGGCTATCCGACCGAGGACCAGGGTCAATAA
- a CDS encoding GH25 family lysozyme, whose product MTNDARQVRIGRDANDNVIITGDSNVVIFQTARVLEPEGPAAVPEIGPNPYKGLAAFQEKDANFFFGREELIKHLRAKFGELHEPQPGAKPLPRILPILGPSGSGKSSVVRAGLIPELAREPLPGRQSSHVALMSPGAHPLEALAAVLARVVADEDAAVRKVREFVEELKIRNEQGGYDGLRRIVAALRDIDVSPLILFVDQFEEIYSHCDDAQERERFVENLLTAAADRSGHTAIILTLRTDFIGQTIHQEEFNQVISTQGVIVPVMKREELRSAIAEPARHAGHPLDDATVELLISETRGREGVLPLLQFALTRIWEGMARGVKPSDTLREIGGVGGALAREAQRLYDSLQSDADKAIARRAFLRLIRVGKDIPTTRRTLKVQELVGQGEDSNHVKAVLNRFAAPGARIITLSAEPDGTEIARLTHEALIDNWAQLQEWIKADYDDLLFQYRLEEASQYWDVQKRAPGLLWRSPDLDRLTAFRARDENSLTPVQIAFHEKSKKEARKARLLNIAFVSIVGVLLVSTAVALFIVFIKPVPHPANTNGNTNTRPSIPSSGNNNPSANVRVLTPLTGDNNGIDITYYQGRVDWSKLDKSKIKFVFLRAGVGTKKDRGFERNWQGYKAVGILRGAYHIYSFENGAKEQATAFLQALGADVGELPPVLDLEPSLAHTTLPDAATLAAAVKIWLDVVEHRTGRKPIIYAYKAFWDEHLTAEFGGYPLWIGSYSSSEPSLPKGWNRWTFWQYSQSGTVDGISGPINLNRFNGSEVELQRFANAQRH is encoded by the coding sequence ATGACGAATGACGCCAGACAAGTCCGAATTGGCCGCGATGCCAATGACAACGTCATCATTACCGGCGATAGTAACGTGGTGATCTTTCAAACGGCGCGGGTGCTTGAGCCGGAAGGGCCTGCGGCGGTGCCGGAAATCGGCCCGAACCCGTATAAGGGGTTGGCCGCCTTCCAGGAGAAGGACGCCAACTTCTTTTTTGGCCGCGAAGAGTTAATCAAGCACCTTCGGGCAAAGTTTGGCGAACTCCATGAGCCGCAACCCGGAGCAAAGCCACTCCCACGCATCTTACCCATCCTTGGCCCTTCCGGTTCGGGTAAATCATCGGTCGTGCGCGCCGGGCTGATTCCCGAACTCGCTCGCGAGCCCTTGCCCGGACGGCAGTCATCACACGTCGCCCTGATGTCGCCGGGGGCGCATCCCCTGGAAGCGCTGGCTGCGGTTTTGGCGCGGGTCGTGGCGGACGAGGACGCCGCGGTCAGAAAAGTCCGAGAGTTCGTCGAGGAATTAAAGATCAGGAATGAGCAGGGCGGCTATGATGGTCTGCGGCGCATCGTCGCCGCCCTGCGTGATATTGATGTGAGCCCCTTGATTCTTTTCGTCGATCAGTTCGAGGAGATCTATTCTCATTGTGACGACGCGCAGGAACGCGAGCGATTCGTTGAGAACCTGTTGACGGCGGCGGCGGACCGCTCCGGTCATACCGCAATCATCCTCACCCTGCGCACAGACTTTATCGGCCAGACGATTCACCAGGAAGAGTTCAACCAGGTTATCTCGACGCAGGGCGTGATCGTCCCGGTCATGAAGCGGGAGGAGTTACGCAGCGCGATTGCCGAGCCGGCGCGGCACGCCGGTCACCCTCTGGACGACGCGACCGTGGAGTTGCTGATCTCTGAAACCAGGGGCCGCGAGGGGGTGCTGCCTCTGCTGCAATTTGCGCTGACGCGGATATGGGAAGGCATGGCCAGGGGCGTTAAGCCCTCCGACACCTTGCGCGAAATCGGCGGGGTCGGCGGCGCGCTGGCCAGGGAAGCGCAGCGGCTCTACGACAGCCTCCAGAGCGATGCCGACAAGGCCATCGCGCGGCGCGCTTTCCTACGCCTGATCCGCGTCGGCAAGGACATTCCGACAACCCGACGCACGCTCAAGGTCCAGGAGCTTGTCGGTCAGGGCGAAGACAGCAATCATGTGAAAGCCGTATTGAATCGCTTTGCCGCGCCCGGGGCGCGCATCATCACCCTGTCAGCCGAGCCGGACGGCACAGAGATCGCCAGGCTCACGCATGAGGCGCTCATCGACAACTGGGCGCAGTTGCAGGAGTGGATCAAGGCGGACTATGACGATCTGTTGTTCCAATATCGACTGGAAGAGGCCTCGCAGTACTGGGATGTTCAGAAGCGCGCGCCGGGGCTGCTCTGGCGTTCGCCAGACTTAGATCGCCTGACCGCCTTCCGCGCCCGCGACGAAAACAGCCTGACCCCGGTTCAGATCGCGTTTCATGAGAAGTCCAAGAAGGAGGCTCGAAAGGCCCGCCTGCTTAACATCGCCTTCGTCTCTATCGTCGGCGTCCTCCTGGTCTCTACTGCGGTTGCTCTGTTCATCGTATTCATTAAGCCAGTGCCTCATCCGGCCAATACTAATGGGAATACCAATACTAGACCCAGTATTCCATCTTCAGGCAACAACAATCCGAGCGCAAATGTACGCGTGCTGACTCCATTGACGGGTGATAACAATGGGATTGACATTACTTACTATCAGGGCCGAGTGGATTGGTCGAAGCTTGACAAAAGCAAGATCAAGTTTGTTTTCCTCCGCGCCGGTGTAGGGACTAAGAAAGACAGGGGATTTGAGCGCAACTGGCAAGGGTACAAGGCGGTTGGCATTTTGCGGGGAGCGTACCATATATATAGTTTTGAGAACGGCGCAAAAGAGCAAGCCACTGCCTTTCTTCAAGCTCTCGGCGCAGACGTCGGCGAGTTGCCGCCGGTTCTTGATCTCGAACCTTCCCTAGCACATACTACTTTGCCAGATGCCGCAACTTTGGCCGCCGCAGTCAAAATCTGGCTGGATGTGGTTGAACATCGGACCGGACGCAAACCCATTATTTATGCCTACAAAGCATTTTGGGACGAGCATCTGACCGCTGAATTCGGAGGTTATCCGCTGTGGATCGGGTCTTATAGCTCGTCTGAACCATCACTTCCGAAAGGGTGGAACCGATGGACCTTCTGGCAATATTCTCAATCCGGCACGGTGGACGGCATTTCAGGTCCAATAAATCTGAATCGCTTTAACGGCTCCGAGGTGGAGCTTCAGAGGTTTGCCAATGCTCAACGCCATTGA
- a CDS encoding MDR family MFS transporter, with translation MRRPTRNKATESIPAESFMQEKPHVLLSPSRRRAVTAGVMLGMFLAALEATVVGTAMPTIIARLGGLDHYSWVFSAYLLTSTVTVPVWGRLSDLFGRRSLYLGAVVFFLIGSALSGAAQDITQLILFRAIQGLGAGGLIPLTMTITGDIYTLRERANMQGLFSGVWGLASILGPLAGGFITDHWSWRWVFYINIPFGLAAAAVVGITLIEPRRTEHPVIDYAGATWLTVAVTLLLIALVESGEPSIWTRPWMWLLVAGAIGFGYLFVRAERRAREPIVPFSLFQNRVIAVGSMISFLVGAAMFGAITFIPLFVQGVLGGTATQAGVLLTPFLLGWVTMSVVGGRLIFRVGYRPTILSGLMLLVASSAALATFGQGTPHVALMIDVAAMGCGMGLVMFTLIVTMQNAVDRSRLGIATSLNQFSRSIGQTLGVAAMGMVMTISLMAHLADIQRTSGRPPAEVAQVVHNPSALIDPIARAQLPVELFRAMAAALGGALQRVFIVGVIFAALALIVGFMLPKRQAATAAASPTEAPSTADCERMLMAEMATIDAEHEPAMTAASDK, from the coding sequence ATGCGAAGACCTACGCGCAACAAAGCGACCGAGTCAATCCCTGCCGAATCGTTCATGCAAGAAAAGCCGCACGTCTTGCTGTCGCCGAGCCGTCGCCGCGCAGTGACCGCGGGCGTGATGCTCGGCATGTTCCTGGCGGCCCTTGAAGCCACCGTCGTCGGCACGGCGATGCCGACGATCATCGCTCGCCTGGGCGGGCTCGATCATTACAGCTGGGTTTTTTCGGCTTACCTGCTGACCTCGACGGTGACCGTGCCGGTGTGGGGACGGCTCTCTGACCTGTTCGGGCGCAGGTCGCTTTATCTGGGTGCCGTCGTCTTTTTCCTGATCGGCTCGGCGCTGTCAGGCGCGGCGCAAGACATCACGCAGTTGATCCTCTTTCGCGCCATTCAAGGATTGGGCGCGGGCGGTTTGATCCCGCTGACGATGACGATCACCGGCGACATCTACACCTTGCGCGAGCGCGCCAACATGCAGGGCCTGTTCAGCGGCGTCTGGGGACTGGCGTCGATTCTTGGGCCGCTCGCGGGCGGCTTCATCACCGACCACTGGTCGTGGCGATGGGTCTTCTACATCAACATTCCTTTTGGGCTGGCCGCCGCCGCCGTCGTCGGCATCACCTTGATCGAGCCGCGGCGCACGGAGCATCCGGTGATCGATTATGCCGGCGCGACATGGTTGACGGTCGCCGTCACCTTGCTGCTGATCGCGCTGGTCGAAAGCGGCGAGCCGAGCATCTGGACGCGCCCGTGGATGTGGCTGCTGGTCGCGGGGGCAATCGGTTTTGGCTATTTGTTTGTGCGCGCCGAGCGCCGCGCCCGCGAGCCCATTGTGCCGTTCTCGTTGTTTCAAAATCGGGTCATCGCCGTCGGCTCGATGATCTCGTTTCTGGTCGGCGCGGCGATGTTCGGCGCCATCACCTTCATCCCGCTCTTCGTCCAAGGCGTGCTGGGCGGCACGGCGACGCAAGCGGGCGTGCTTTTGACGCCCTTTCTATTAGGCTGGGTAACGATGTCTGTCGTCGGCGGGCGCTTGATCTTTCGCGTCGGCTATCGCCCGACGATCCTTTCGGGGCTGATGCTGCTGGTGGCCAGCTCGGCGGCGCTGGCGACCTTCGGCCAGGGAACACCGCATGTCGCCTTGATGATCGATGTGGCGGCGATGGGCTGTGGTATGGGATTGGTGATGTTCACGCTCATCGTCACGATGCAGAACGCCGTAGACCGCAGCCGCCTGGGAATCGCCACCTCGCTCAATCAATTCTCGCGCTCAATCGGGCAAACGCTCGGCGTCGCGGCGATGGGGATGGTGATGACGATCAGCCTGATGGCGCACCTCGCCGACATTCAACGAACCAGCGGACGCCCGCCCGCGGAAGTCGCGCAAGTCGTTCACAATCCGAGTGCCTTAATTGACCCGATTGCTCGCGCCCAACTGCCGGTGGAATTGTTCCGGGCGATGGCGGCGGCGCTCGGCGGCGCGCTCCAGCGCGTCTTCATTGTCGGTGTGATTTTTGCGGCGCTGGCTTTGATCGTCGGCTTCATGCTGCCGAAGCGGCAAGCCGCCACGGCTGCCGCGTCGCCTACCGAAGCGCCTTCGACCGCCGACTGTGAGCGCATGTTGATGGCCGAGATGGCGACGATAGACGCCGAGCACGAGCCGGCAATGACGGCGGCGAGTGACAAGTAA
- a CDS encoding glycerophosphodiester phosphodiesterase family protein, with protein MKLTGCCTPLARRWAGFVVTGLVALLTIHPPASRAAAPAPPRPLIIAHRGGALESTENTIAAFQRAFRIGADGIETDIRLTRDGMVVVYHDDYFGRVEGLPQAQRTRLVSDMTYGELTAQTLIPVGEDTGGRRVPTLSDLLAQVHGRLLNIELKRCARFEELVKKTIAILKGYAELDRIVLEAPDLDTAKKLRKALGPQLKLHINPEYDHTAPLRDTLKQLLKFKPHSVSISYKLLARDMVESAHRAGVEVWVWTVNDTGVAERMRELGADAIKTDRPTTLMNLFRGDRTSDK; from the coding sequence ATGAAACTGACTGGCTGCTGCACCCCGCTTGCTCGGCGTTGGGCCGGCTTTGTTGTAACCGGACTCGTGGCGCTGCTCACCATCCATCCGCCTGCTTCGCGGGCGGCAGCGCCCGCCCCCCCCAGGCCGCTGATCATCGCGCACCGCGGCGGCGCGCTTGAATCAACCGAGAATACCATCGCCGCTTTTCAGCGCGCTTTCCGCATCGGCGCCGACGGCATCGAAACCGACATTCGCCTGACTCGTGACGGCATGGTGGTGGTCTATCACGACGATTACTTCGGGCGCGTCGAAGGCTTGCCGCAAGCGCAGCGCACGCGGCTGGTGTCGGACATGACCTACGGCGAGCTGACGGCGCAGACCTTGATCCCGGTTGGCGAAGACACTGGCGGGCGGCGCGTGCCGACGCTCAGCGACCTGCTGGCGCAGGTTCACGGGCGTCTGCTCAACATCGAATTGAAGCGCTGTGCCCGCTTCGAGGAGCTTGTCAAAAAGACCATCGCCATCTTGAAAGGTTACGCCGAGCTTGATCGCATCGTGTTGGAAGCGCCCGACCTCGATACGGCCAAGAAGCTCCGCAAAGCGCTAGGCCCACAGCTCAAGCTGCACATCAATCCCGAATACGATCACACCGCGCCGCTGCGAGATACGCTTAAACAGCTTTTGAAATTCAAGCCGCATTCGGTGTCGATCTCTTACAAGCTGCTGGCGCGCGACATGGTCGAGAGCGCCCACCGGGCGGGCGTCGAAGTCTGGGTGTGGACGGTCAATGACACCGGCGTGGCCGAGCGCATGCGGGAATTGGGGGCGGACGCAATCAAGACCGACCGACCAACGACTTTGATGAACTTATTCAGAGGCGATAGGACGAGTGACAAGTAA
- a CDS encoding HIT domain-containing protein: MDHLWSPWRYRYIATADRAEGCVFCHVQEAAEDDENYVVHRGRLNFVILNLFPYTSGHLMVVPYEHQASFADASDEATAEMMALAKQAQRALEAEYHPDGFNIGMNLGGAAGAGIAGHLHLHVVPRWAGDANFVSTIGETRVLPEDLATTCGRLRKHF; encoded by the coding sequence ATGGATCACCTGTGGAGTCCCTGGCGTTACCGCTACATTGCGACGGCTGACCGCGCGGAAGGCTGTGTCTTCTGCCATGTGCAAGAGGCTGCCGAGGATGACGAGAATTACGTCGTCCATCGCGGGCGGTTGAACTTTGTCATCCTTAACCTCTTCCCTTACACGAGCGGTCATCTGATGGTCGTGCCTTACGAGCATCAGGCATCGTTCGCTGACGCAAGCGATGAAGCGACGGCAGAGATGATGGCCCTGGCCAAGCAGGCGCAGCGGGCGCTCGAAGCTGAGTATCACCCCGACGGCTTCAACATCGGCATGAACCTGGGCGGCGCGGCGGGCGCGGGCATCGCCGGCCATCTGCATCTGCACGTCGTGCCGCGCTGGGCGGGCGACGCGAACTTCGTTTCAACCATCGGCGAAACCCGCGTCCTGCCCGAAGACCTGGCGACGACTTGCGGCAGGCTGAGGAAGCATTTTTGA
- a CDS encoding 30S ribosomal protein S1 has protein sequence MATENVNQSGASAVADSAKEETAALPESAGPDNAAAEPRAAADANPTAQDNPAPTPGAAAPADDAPSESAADTEAGGGDFSALLENYEREQAATKQEGEIVRGTVVGVSDKYVMVDIGYKSEGVVAREEFVDRSGGLTVKPGDEVDVLIKSLENQDGYAILSRAAAVQVQSWEKLRRAHQNHETITGRVTERIKGGLKVDLEGIAAFLPGSQVDVRPVRNLESFMNQDIEVRVIKLNRKRGNVVVSRKAVLEEEASHKKTETLEQIEEGVVMEGVVKNITDYGAFIDLGGIDGLLHIIDMSWGRIQSPGDILKVGDTLQVKVLKFDRDKERISLGYKQLMPDPWQSVAERYPKGSHVRGKVVSLTDYGAFIEIEAGVEGLVHVTEMTWSKRLKHPSKLLSIGQEVEAIVLEVDSHNRRISLGIKQITDDPWMTLVQRYHIGSRVTGKVRSLTDFGAFVEIEDGIDGLVHVSDISWTKRIKHPSDVLKKNQTVDAVITNIDLEGRRLSLSIKDLEPNAWDRFFEVHKVGDTVTGKVVRFANFGAFVEIEEGIEGLCHVSELSDGRVEKPEDAVKIGQVMPFKILKLDPAQKKIGLSARAVGKENDPEDVRSYQETGGMATLGEMFKNLQTGKDDEE, from the coding sequence ATGGCGACAGAGAATGTAAACCAGTCCGGTGCGAGCGCGGTGGCCGATAGCGCCAAAGAGGAGACCGCTGCGCTGCCAGAGAGCGCCGGCCCAGACAACGCAGCCGCCGAGCCGCGCGCTGCGGCAGACGCGAACCCGACGGCTCAGGATAATCCCGCTCCGACCCCGGGCGCAGCCGCTCCGGCTGACGACGCGCCCAGCGAGTCTGCGGCCGACACGGAAGCCGGCGGCGGCGATTTCAGCGCCCTGCTCGAAAACTACGAGCGCGAGCAGGCGGCCACCAAACAAGAAGGCGAGATCGTCCGCGGCACGGTCGTCGGTGTCTCCGACAAGTACGTCATGGTCGACATCGGCTACAAGTCCGAAGGTGTTGTGGCGCGCGAAGAGTTCGTTGACCGCTCAGGCGGCCTCACGGTCAAGCCCGGCGACGAAGTTGATGTGCTGATCAAGAGCCTCGAAAACCAGGACGGATACGCGATCCTCTCGCGTGCTGCCGCCGTACAGGTGCAATCCTGGGAGAAGCTGCGCCGCGCCCACCAGAACCACGAGACGATTACCGGGCGCGTCACCGAGCGCATCAAGGGCGGCCTCAAGGTTGACCTCGAAGGCATCGCGGCCTTTCTGCCCGGCTCGCAAGTCGACGTACGCCCGGTGCGCAACCTCGAAAGCTTCATGAACCAGGACATCGAGGTGCGCGTCATCAAGCTCAACCGCAAGCGCGGCAACGTCGTCGTCTCGCGCAAGGCGGTGCTTGAAGAAGAGGCCAGCCACAAGAAGACTGAAACCCTTGAGCAGATCGAAGAGGGCGTCGTCATGGAAGGCGTGGTCAAGAACATCACCGATTACGGCGCGTTCATTGACCTCGGCGGCATCGATGGGCTTCTGCACATCATTGACATGAGCTGGGGGCGCATTCAATCGCCCGGCGACATCCTCAAGGTCGGCGACACGCTCCAGGTCAAGGTGCTGAAGTTCGACCGCGACAAAGAGCGCATCTCACTAGGCTACAAGCAACTGATGCCTGACCCGTGGCAGTCGGTGGCCGAGCGCTATCCGAAAGGCTCGCATGTCCGCGGCAAGGTCGTCAGCCTGACTGACTACGGCGCCTTCATCGAGATCGAGGCGGGCGTCGAGGGTCTGGTGCATGTCACCGAGATGACCTGGTCGAAGCGCCTGAAGCACCCGTCGAAGTTGCTGTCGATTGGCCAGGAAGTCGAAGCCATCGTCCTCGAAGTTGATTCACACAATCGCCGCATCAGCCTCGGCATCAAGCAGATTACGGACGACCCGTGGATGACCCTCGTGCAGCGTTACCACATCGGCTCGCGGGTCACCGGCAAGGTGCGCTCGCTGACCGACTTCGGCGCGTTTGTCGAGATCGAAGACGGCATTGATGGCCTCGTGCATGTCTCGGACATCTCGTGGACCAAGCGCATCAAGCATCCGTCCGACGTGTTGAAGAAGAACCAGACGGTTGACGCGGTCATCACCAACATCGATCTTGAAGGCCGGCGGCTGTCGCTGTCGATCAAAGATCTGGAGCCGAACGCCTGGGATCGCTTCTTCGAGGTCCACAAGGTCGGTGACACGGTGACCGGCAAGGTCGTGCGCTTTGCCAACTTCGGCGCGTTTGTCGAGATCGAAGAGGGCATCGAAGGCCTTTGCCACGTGTCGGAGTTGAGCGACGGGCGCGTCGAGAAGCCCGAAGACGCGGTGAAGATCGGTCAGGTCATGCCGTTCAAGATTTTGAAGCTCGACCCGGCGCAAAAGAAGATCGGTTTGTCGGCGCGCGCTGTCGGCAAGGAGAACGATCCCGAAGACGTGCGCAGCTACCAGGAGACTGGCGGCATGGCGACGCTCGGCGAGATGTTCAAGAATCTTCAGACCGGCAAGGACGACGAAGAGTAA